One Variibacter gotjawalensis genomic window, AGACGAAGCAATATCTATTCTCGAAGTTCGAAATGACTTCGATCTCGTGATCACCGACATTGACATGCCCGGTTCGATGGATGGTCTGAAGCTTGCGGCATTTGTCCGTGATCGATGGCCGCCTTTGAAGATCATGATTGTAAGCGGTAAGCATCGGCCTTCGCGCGACGTGCTTCCAGAAGGCTCGGCATTTCTCGCAAAACCGTTCAGCCTCGACTCGCTGAGCAAAGCAGTCCATCGGCTTGAGTGATCAGATGAACGTTCGACACAACGATCGATCGTCAGAGCACGAGCGACTGGATGCACTTGCGAGCTTTAGCATTCTCGACACGCCGCGCGAGGCGGATTTCGACGACGTTGCCGAATTGGCCTCTAGGATTTGTGAGACACCAATTGCTGTCGTCAATCTCATCGGAGAAGGGCGGCAGTTTTTCAAAGCAGAAGTCGGATTAGGTGTTCGCGAGACGCCGCTCGAAAGCTCTTTCTGCGCCAGAGCTATTCTTGAAGATGAATTTTTGGTGGTGCCCGACGCGACGAAGGATCCTCGGTTTGATTGCAATCCACTTGTCACCGGAGATCCACAGCTGCGGTTCTATGCCGGCGCCCTGCTGAAGACCGATGACGGGCACGCCATCGGCACGGTATGCGTGCTGGATATGAAGCCGCGAGACCTTTCGCCGTTGCAAGAAAAGACGCTGCGTGTCCTCGCGCGACAAGTGATGAACCAGTTGAATCTGCGTCGAGCGCTGGCAGAGAAAGCGAAGGCAGATGCCCGGCAAGCCGTGCTCAACCAAGAGCTTTCGCATCGGCTAAAAAATTCATTAGCGATGGTGCAGGCCATCGCTTTGCAAACACTCAAGAAAACTGCGAATGCTGAAGCTTACCAGTCTTTTGAACGGCGAATTGAAGCGCTTGGTCAAGCGCACGAACTGTTGCTCTCGAAGAGCTTCCGCTCTGCGTCCGTGCACGCCGTCGTCAAGTCGAGCTTGTTTCTCCACAACGATGGCGATCGCTTGAGCGCATCAGGTCCCGAAGTAAATCTCGGACCAAACGCGACTCTATCGCTCTCCCTCATTTTGCATGAACTCGCGACTAACGCAGTCAAATACGGCTCGTTGTCGAACTCCTCAGGGAACGTTGACATAAGTTGGCGAACTGATGGCGACGAGTGGTCTCTGATTTGGAAGGAAATGGGCGGGCCGACTGTACGCTTTCCGGGAAACAAGGGATTTGGATCGCGGCTGATACGGCTCGGCATGCTAGGCAATCGCCGTTCAGAGACAGATTACGCGGAAGATGGAATCGCAACTAGGCTAGTTGTGCCCATTGCGGACCTGACTGGCTGATGTCGGATTTGATTGCCAATTAAGGTAAACGTGGGGCCGGACAATTCAGCACCGTATCTTTGGCGGAAAGTCCTAAGGCGGCCGCCGCGGTCACGCCGAAAACTGGCGCAGCATGGTGGAAATTACGTTCTAACTGGTGTTGGCTTTGGTGCCCGCGGTGCCGTCACCAAGTTGCGCTGCCAATGATCTTTGCAATCAGGCGCTGGGGCCCTGACGGCTCGACCGATGTGTTGCGTAACCGCGGCCTTTGCCAACGTTGCAATCATCTCGGCGCGCTACTTCAAATGCCGACCGGAGGGCCGGGCACTGGATCGAACGGTGAAATGCCGAACGAGCCGCGCCTTCTGTGTTACGCGTGACCTCATGCTGACGAGCGGATTTCGAGTTGTTGGTCCGAGACGTGCCGAGTGAGACAAAACGGTCGATCAATTCTCAATCCGTTGAGCCCTTTTCAACCATTCACCAGCTTCGCGAAGCAGGCGAGCAGCTTTGTCAGCGTCGGCAACGTCAGCGGCTTGCATACAGGCTCTAGCGCTCACTATACACTCTGCGGCCGTCGGCTGCGGCGGGCGAGGTGCAAACTTTCGAATGTTGTTTGGTTCGTCTTTCATCACTTGCATCCCCACGATTTCGATGACGTCGACATTCCAAAGCTGAGACAAACGCTGGCTAAGCATACCTCCGCCGCGGCGCCTTGGCATCTGTCCAAAAAACTTGAACAACCATCGTCTTCCGATGGTAGTGTGTTCAGGGAGAGAGCGATGTCAGATGAAACCGATCATATGACGGCAGAGAAGGCCGCCACTGAGGCGAACTTCTGCGACGCACAAGCAGAGATCATCGACGATGTGCCCGAAGTAGCTGCGATATGGCGGGATCTGGCTGAACGATGGAGAAAGCTAGCTACTCGGCTCGGCGCCTCGATCGACGGTCAGGCAAACTTCTAGTTCCGGGTTCGCGTCAAATCACACCGGTCCCACCATTTGCTCCAAAGACGCTGCCATCCGTATAGGTGATCTCGCCCGAGGCGAGCAGCACATAGAGCGCGGCAAGTTCGGCTGGCTGTCCTGCACGGCCAAGCGGCGTGTCTTGCCCAAATTCGCCCATCGTTCCCGGAAGCTGTCCGCCAGCAACTTGAAGTGGCGTCCACACTGGACCAGGCGCGACGGCGTTGACGCGAATTCCTTTCGACGCCAACTGCTTCGCAAGCCCCTTCGTGAAGATCGAAATGCCGCCCTTCGTCGTGGCGTAATCGAGTAACTCTTCGCCAGGGTTGAAGGAATTGACAGATGCCGTGTTGATGATCGCAGCGCCCGGTTTCATCAGGGGAACAGCCGTTTTCGTTATCCAGAACATCGCGTAGAGATTGGTCTTCAACGTCTTGTCGAACTGCTCGAAGCTGATGTCTTCAATCGACTCTTTCGATTGCTGATACGCCGCGTTATTGACGAGAATGTCGATGCCGCCCAATTGGCGATTGGCGTCACTCACAAGGTCGATACAGAATTGCTGCTGTGTCAGATCGCCGGGGATCAGAACCGCTTTTCGGCCCTCGTCGCGGATGAGTTTAGCGACCTCTTGGGCGTCCGGTTCCTCGGTCGGGAAGTAGTTTATTGCTACATCAGCGCCTTCACGAGCGAATGCGATCACTGCCGCGCGGCCGATGCCAGAATCCCCGCCTGTCACGAGAGCTTTACGACCAGCCAAACGGCCCGAGCCCTTGTAGCTTTTCTCCCCGCAGTCTGGCACGGGATTCATCTTGCCCTGAAGAGCCGGCCACTCCTGCCGCTGCTCCTTGAACGGCTCGCTGGTGTATTTCGTTACGGGATTAGTCATTGGTTGAGCTCCAGCTGGCGAAATAGTCGAGGCTAAGGCGCCAGCAACGCCACCCAACGACACGACCTTGAGAGCATCTCGTCGAGTGGTGGTCATGACGGCTCCATTGGGTGCGGGCAAACGACAGGCAAGTTTTTCTGGCTCAGGACAAACCGTAACGAGGCCACTCGTTCCGATTGCAAAAACAGCTCGATCGAAGCTGAGCTACGATTTCACCGAACCCATCGCGCACGTAACGCACGACAGATTTGTCCAGACTACGGCCAATCGGCGACTTACAAGCGAGTTCGTGGAGTAACGGCCTGCGGCTAGCGCTTGCTGCCGCCTCCGCCGTTATTTCATCATCTCAAAATGGGCACCGGCTTCGCGGAATAGCGGATTCCTATCAACTCAACCTAAATTGGTAAGTGGTCCCTGCGCCACCGGCGCTCAGCTGCAATACGCGCTGTGTGGATGCGCTCAGCAAATTCACCGGCCCCACTATTCCGCGCCCTCGCTTCCAGCTGTTCGGCTTCAGCCAAATTTAAAAAGCATGGTTCGGTATGGGCGCCTTGCAGCACCACGGCCCACGCGCCGGACGGGTCCTTAGCGGATTGAATTCGGCTCGTGCGAGCATCGAGCCATGCCTCAAAGCCATCACTGTTCATCGCAGCACCTCACGCTTCGACCCCACACCGTTTGGCGTCAACTCATTGGCGAGTTCAGACATGCCGTCCGCGAAGGCGATGTTTGGCAACCAAGCAAGCTCGTTTCTCAAACGAGACGAGTCGGCTGTGATGTGCCGCACATCACCCAATCGAAAATGACCTGTGATCGTGGGCGAAGGACCATCCAGCGCCTTCGCCAAAGCGTTCGCCATATCGGCGACAGTGCGCGGCGTACCGGATCCCACATTGAATGCGCGCACGTCAGTGTCGTGCCGTTCGCAAGCCATCACGGTTGCGGCCGCAACATCGCGAACGTGCACGAAGTCTCTGCGTTGACCGCCATCCTCGAAGACCTTCGGCGCTTCGCCTCGGCGTAACGCTGAAGCAAAAATAGCTGCAACACCAGCATAGGGTGTGTCTTTCGGCATGCCTGGGCCGTAGACGTTGTGATAGCGCATTGCCGCGACCGATCCGCCCGTTAGTCGCGCCCAATTTGCGGCGTAGAATTCTTGCGCGACTTTGCTGCTCGCATATGCATTGCGCGGATCGAGCGGTGCATCTTCGTCGACCAGAGAGGTCTCAAGCGGAACGCCGCAGATCGGACACGGAGGCTCGAAGCGACCTTCTTCCATATCGGAAGCCGAACGCGGCCCTGGGCCGACCCGGCCGTGTTGACGGCATAAGCCGACACCTTCGCCGTAAACCACCATGGAGCTTGCAAGCGTTAGGCTTTGAACTTCGCGGTTCGCCATGCCGGCAAGAAGCACTGCGGTTCCGACATCGTTGGACGCGGCATAGTCCGGCAGGTCATTGACATCTACTCCAAGGCCTACTTTCGCTGCCAGATGAATAACACTGTCGATCCCCGACAGAGCCTGCGTGATCGCATCATTGTCGCGCATATCGGCGGCGACGAATTCGACATCCGGCGGAGGCCGCCACGCTTCATCTGTGCCGTGAACGTCGACCCGCATCGAATCCACAACACGGACCTGATGGCCGCGCCGCGTGAGCTCGCGCAAAACATGCTGACCAATGAATCCGGCGCCGCCGGTGAGCAGAACGCGCATCACTGTCCCTGCGTGGCGAAGTTGGCGCGCGCTTGATGCCGAAGCGACCAAGCGAGCCGAAGGAATGTCGTTGTGATCTTCCAGCCTGCCTGAAATCCCGCGACGAGATTTCCGGAGACTTTCGAGACACCGCCGCGGCGGCAGCGGTGGTCGACCGGAATTTCGATGAGGCGCAGGCCAGCGGCCGCGACGCGCATCTGCATTTCGAGATTCCAGCCGTAAGTCTGCTCCTGCATGCCGAGCGAACGCAGCCTGTCAACGCGCATCGCGCGAAACGGAGACATGTCGGTGTAACGGACACCGTAAACGAAGCGGATCAGTAGGCCGGCAAGCCATCCGGCAAAGACTTGCTGCGGCGTCATGCTGCCGTGTTCGCGGTAGCCGCGCAGTCGCGACCCCATGACGAAATCGGCACGCCCGGTGACGACTGGCTCGACGACAGCGCGCGTGAACGACGGCACATCACTTCCGTCACCGTCGAGAAAACAAACGATCTCCGCGCTTGGGCTAAGCGCAGCAACGCCGGCCGCGCAAGCGCGCCCGTAGCCGCGTTGAGGTTCCGCGATGACGCGCGCGCCTGCAGCTATTGCGCGTTCGGCGGTGCGATCGGTCGAACCATTGTCGACCACGATTACTTCGCCGACACCTTGCGAAAGCATATCGCTTACGACTTCGCCGATGGGTTCTTCTTCATTCAAGCACGGAACGACCACGCTGATGCGGTCGAGTGAAAACACCGTCTCGATTTGCTGCATCATGCGCGGCGCTCTCCAGGACCTTTTGACGTGTTACGAATTCTGAGAAACTCTCGCGACGAACGTGCTTCCGCGCCCATGACGCCTGCAATCGGCGAAACAGGATGTGTTTCGTCGAGTTCGCGTTCAAGCGTTGCCAAAGACGCAGCATCATCGACGTCATACCACCCCGTCAGAGTAACAACTGGCAGAGCAATCTCGCGGGCACGATCGAGCGTCAAACGATAAACCGCTTCAGTGCTCCACGGAATATCCGCGAATAAGCGATCATGCGGTTTGGAAAGTCCGATCAGCGTGTAGCCGCCATCAAAGGCGGGACTCAAGACGACGTTGTCGCCGGAAAGAACCGCGTCTACGGCCTCTCGTAGGATCGAAGCGGGAAGCGTCGGACTGTCAGAATTGACCAAAATTGCTCCGGCGTGACCGAGCTCGAGAAGGTCCCTGATGCCCTGCAGGAGGCGCACGCCGAAATCGCCATCGCATTGCGGGGCAATCTCGAACACTTCGGGAAGCAATTGTCTCAGAGCCGCTTCGGAACCAACCGGCGTGTAGACCGCAAAGCCGACGACGTCGTCGCTTTCCGCCAAGGCGCCGATGGTCTGCGAAAGATCGCGGATGAAGCACGCCGAGATTGCGGCACACTCCTCCGGTGCGAGCGGCGGCGAAAGGCGCGTTTTCGATTGCCCTGGGGCGGGGGTCTTGCACATGATGGCGACAGCGACGGTGCGATGGCTCTTGCTCATGGTTTCGTTCTCGTCCAGCTATCCCGCGTGGCTCAACGCACGCAAAAGATCGGCATAAAGATCGTCGATATCCTCCAACCCGACAGAAAGGCGCAGCAGGTCGGAAGGACAAGGTGATCCCGCGCCCTCAATCGAAGAGCGATGCTCGATCAGGCTTTCGACGCCGCCGAGCGAAGTCGCGCGTTTCCAAAGACGAACGTTACCAGCGGCTGCAATTGCGGCAGCTTCGCCTGCTTTGAACTGCAGCGACAGCATCGCGCCAAACCCGTCTTTCATCTGGCGCATGGCCACATCGTGCCCGGGATGCGAATTGAGACCCGGATAAAGCACGCGTTCGATCGCGGGATGCTCACTCAATCGATGTGCAAGAATGGATGCGGCGGCGCTCTGCGTCTTGACGCGAATATGCAAGGTGCGCATGCCGCGCATCAGAAGCCACGCTTCGAACGGCCCCAGAATTGCGCCGTGCCTGCCGCGTACAACATTGATACGGTCCCACAATTTGGTACGTCCCGCGGTCGCCAATGCGCCCGCGATGACGTCAGAATGACCGTTGAGATATTTGCTCGCCGAATGCATGACGATGTCAGCGCCCAACGCGAGAGGCTGCGTGAACACAGGCGTTGCAACCGTTGAGTCTACGCACAGTAGCGCGTCCGACGCGTGTGCGATCTCTGCGATCGCCGCAATGTCGGTGATCGTCCACAGCGGATTGCTGGGCGTTTCAATCCAGATGAGCCCGGTTTCACCGAGCCGGATCGCGCGTTGAACGGCGTCGAGGTCCGAAGTTTCGACGAAGGATATCGTATGTCCGTATCGTGCGATCTCGCTGAGCCATGAGCGAAAACCCCAATACATGACCTGCGAAGCGATAATGTGCGTTGGCTTGTCAAGTGCCAGAAAGACAGACGTCGCTGCGGCCATGCCGG contains:
- a CDS encoding TIGR04282 family arsenosugar biosynthesis glycosyltransferase, which encodes MSKSHRTVAVAIMCKTPAPGQSKTRLSPPLAPEECAAISACFIRDLSQTIGALAESDDVVGFAVYTPVGSEAALRQLLPEVFEIAPQCDGDFGVRLLQGIRDLLELGHAGAILVNSDSPTLPASILREAVDAVLSGDNVVLSPAFDGGYTLIGLSKPHDRLFADIPWSTEAVYRLTLDRAREIALPVVTLTGWYDVDDAASLATLERELDETHPVSPIAGVMGAEARSSREFLRIRNTSKGPGERRA
- a CDS encoding glycosyltransferase family 2 protein, encoding MMQQIETVFSLDRISVVVPCLNEEEPIGEVVSDMLSQGVGEVIVVDNGSTDRTAERAIAAGARVIAEPQRGYGRACAAGVAALSPSAEIVCFLDGDGSDVPSFTRAVVEPVVTGRADFVMGSRLRGYREHGSMTPQQVFAGWLAGLLIRFVYGVRYTDMSPFRAMRVDRLRSLGMQEQTYGWNLEMQMRVAAAGLRLIEIPVDHRCRRGGVSKVSGNLVAGFQAGWKITTTFLRLAWSLRHQARANFATQGQ
- a CDS encoding trans-sulfuration enzyme family protein, encoding MDDQTTGGLKPCTLAAQALGAGEPMTRSLVPPVHVSTTYIRDADNGYRSGYVYGRTDNVSTQQAEAVIAALEGAEEAILFGSGMAAATSVFLALDKPTHIIASQVMYWGFRSWLSEIARYGHTISFVETSDLDAVQRAIRLGETGLIWIETPSNPLWTITDIAAIAEIAHASDALLCVDSTVATPVFTQPLALGADIVMHSASKYLNGHSDVIAGALATAGRTKLWDRINVVRGRHGAILGPFEAWLLMRGMRTLHIRVKTQSAAASILAHRLSEHPAIERVLYPGLNSHPGHDVAMRQMKDGFGAMLSLQFKAGEAAAIAAAGNVRLWKRATSLGGVESLIEHRSSIEGAGSPCPSDLLRLSVGLEDIDDLYADLLRALSHAG
- a CDS encoding SDR family oxidoreductase, whose product is MTTTRRDALKVVSLGGVAGALASTISPAGAQPMTNPVTKYTSEPFKEQRQEWPALQGKMNPVPDCGEKSYKGSGRLAGRKALVTGGDSGIGRAAVIAFAREGADVAINYFPTEEPDAQEVAKLIRDEGRKAVLIPGDLTQQQFCIDLVSDANRQLGGIDILVNNAAYQQSKESIEDISFEQFDKTLKTNLYAMFWITKTAVPLMKPGAAIINTASVNSFNPGEELLDYATTKGGISIFTKGLAKQLASKGIRVNAVAPGPVWTPLQVAGGQLPGTMGEFGQDTPLGRAGQPAELAALYVLLASGEITYTDGSVFGANGGTGVI
- a CDS encoding sensor histidine kinase, producing MNVRHNDRSSEHERLDALASFSILDTPREADFDDVAELASRICETPIAVVNLIGEGRQFFKAEVGLGVRETPLESSFCARAILEDEFLVVPDATKDPRFDCNPLVTGDPQLRFYAGALLKTDDGHAIGTVCVLDMKPRDLSPLQEKTLRVLARQVMNQLNLRRALAEKAKADARQAVLNQELSHRLKNSLAMVQAIALQTLKKTANAEAYQSFERRIEALGQAHELLLSKSFRSASVHAVVKSSLFLHNDGDRLSASGPEVNLGPNATLSLSLILHELATNAVKYGSLSNSSGNVDISWRTDGDEWSLIWKEMGGPTVRFPGNKGFGSRLIRLGMLGNRRSETDYAEDGIATRLVVPIADLTG
- a CDS encoding NAD-dependent epimerase/dehydratase family protein — protein: MRVLLTGGAGFIGQHVLRELTRRGHQVRVVDSMRVDVHGTDEAWRPPPDVEFVAADMRDNDAITQALSGIDSVIHLAAKVGLGVDVNDLPDYAASNDVGTAVLLAGMANREVQSLTLASSMVVYGEGVGLCRQHGRVGPGPRSASDMEEGRFEPPCPICGVPLETSLVDEDAPLDPRNAYASSKVAQEFYAANWARLTGGSVAAMRYHNVYGPGMPKDTPYAGVAAIFASALRRGEAPKVFEDGGQRRDFVHVRDVAAATVMACERHDTDVRAFNVGSGTPRTVADMANALAKALDGPSPTITGHFRLGDVRHITADSSRLRNELAWLPNIAFADGMSELANELTPNGVGSKREVLR
- a CDS encoding response regulator, producing the protein MYKLAGSVLIVEDDFLINLTLQDLLEEIGFSTAIAYNADEAISILEVRNDFDLVITDIDMPGSMDGLKLAAFVRDRWPPLKIMIVSGKHRPSRDVLPEGSAFLAKPFSLDSLSKAVHRLE